Proteins from a genomic interval of Centroberyx gerrardi isolate f3 chromosome 23, fCenGer3.hap1.cur.20231027, whole genome shotgun sequence:
- the LOC139927802 gene encoding uncharacterized protein LOC139927802: MTPPKFAFYLTCLFLGRMTHMTTLKQSSSVHQESGLISVNVGDNVTLRCFSEGDVAVMFYWYKLTLGQKPKLMSTFYKHDKNGSFHDEFKYDPRFILETENGKNHLKISELRLSDSATYFCASSDSYELTFAEGAILSVKGSGSNIQAFVHQPASETIQPGGSVTLNCTVHTGTCDGEHSVYWFRSSGESRPAIIYTHGVRNDQCERKPKTQTQTCVYNFPMKSLNLSDAGTYYCAVVSCGEILFGNGIEMDIEHGVDSLVLVYFLSVAVAFTTILVVILAFSVYKMNKINCCQCTDSQPRNSVDSTPNAEAQDADNLHYAALSENKSKRSRRQRDNTKTECVYSSIRQ; this comes from the exons ATGACTCCTCCGAAGTTTGCTTTTTATCTGACATGTTTATTCTTGGGGAGAATGA CTCATATGACAACTCTGAAACAATCCTCATCTGTACATCAGGAGAGTGGTCTTATATCAGTTAATGTTGGAGACAACGTGACTTTGCGATGCTTCTCTGAAGGTGATGTAGCAGTGATGTTTTACTGGTATAAGCTAACACTGGGACAGAAACCAAAGCTCATGTCTACCTTCTATAAGCATGATAAAAATGGCAGTTTTCATGATGAATTCAAGTACGATCCACGCTTCATACTGGAAactgaaaatggtaaaaatcaCTTGAAGATCTCAGAATTGCGCCTTTCAGACTCAGCAACTTATTTCTGTGCAAGTAGCGATTCCTATGAGTTGACATTTGCGGAGGGCGCTATTCTCAGTGTAAAGGGTTCGGGTTCCAACATCCAAGCTTTCGTCCACCAGCCAGCGTCTGAGACCATCCAGCCAGGAGGCTCTGTGACTCTGAACTGTACAGTACACACTGGGACCTGTGACGGAGAACACAGTGTTTACTGGTTCAGAAGCTCAGGAGAATCTCGTCCAGCAATCATTTACACCCATGGAGTCAGGAATGATCAGTGTGAGAGGAAACCCAAGACCCAAACACAGACCTGTGTCTACAACTTCCCAATGAAGAGCCTGAATCTTTCTGATGCTGGGACTTACTACTGTGCTGTGGTCTCATGTGGGGAGATACTGTTTGGAAATGGGATCGAGATGGACATTGAAC ATGGGGTGGATTCTCTTGTCTTAGTGTATTTCTTGAGTGTGGCAGTGGCGTTCACCACCATCCTTGTTGTTATCCTGGCTTTCTCGGTGTACAAGATGAACAAAATAAATTGTTGCCAATGCACAG ATTCTCAACCAAGAAATTCAGTTGACTCTACTCCGAATGCAGAG GCCCAAGATGCAGACAACCTCCATTACGCTGCTTTAAgtgaaaacaaatccaaaagatcaagaagacagagggacaaCACCAAGACTGAATGTGTGTACTCCAGCATAAGGCAGTAG
- the LOC139927804 gene encoding uncharacterized protein LOC139927804 isoform X1 yields the protein MTPPKFAFFLTCLFLGRMAHMTTLKQSSSVHQESGLVSVNVGDNVTLQCFSEGDLAPKFYWYKQTLGQKPKVMSTFYKYDKNGSFHDEFKYNPRFILDTGNGKNHLTISDLRLSDSATYFCASSYSYKFEFAEGAILSVKGSGSNIQAFVHQPASETIQPGGSVTLNCTVHTGTCDGEHSVYWFRSSGESRPAIIYTHGVRNDQCERKPKTQTQTCVYNFPMKSLNLSDAGTYYCAVVSCGEILFGNATKMDIEHGVDSLVLVYLLSVAVAFTTILVVILAFSVYKMNKRNCCQCTGNSYSLYLIAYIHCTWHFSKKAFHSVYFFITRFSTKEFSCLYSECRGPRCRQPPLRCFK from the exons ATGACACCACCAAAGTTTGCTTTTTTTCTGACATGTCTATTCTTGGGGAGGATGG CTCATATGACAACTCTGAAACAATCCTCATCTGTACATCAGGAGAGTGGTCTTGTATCAGTTAATGTTGGAGACAATGTGACTTTGCAATGCTTCTCTGAAGGTGATCTCGCACCAAAGTTTTACTGGTATAAGCAAACACTGGGACAGAAACCAAAGGTCATGTCTACCTTCTACAAATACGATAAAAATGGCAGTTTTCATGATGAATTCAAGTACAATCCACGCTTCATACTGGACACTGGAAATGGTAAGAATCACTTGACGATCTCAGATTTGCGCCTTTCAGACTCAGCAACTTATTTCTGTGCAAGTAGCTATTCCTACAAGTTTGAATTTGCGGAGGGAGCTATTCTCAGTGTAAAGGGTTCGGGTTCCAACATCCAAGCTTTTGTCCACCAGCCAGCATCTGAGACCATCCAGCCAGGAGGCTCTGTGACTCTGAACTGTACAGTACACACTGGGACCTGTGACGGAGAACACAGTGTTTACTGGTTCAGAAGCTCAGGAGAATCTCGTCCAGCAATCATTTACACCCATGGAGTCAGGAATGATCAGTGTGAGAGGAAACCCAAGACCCAAACACAGACCTGTGTCTACAACTTCCCAATGAAGAGCCTGAATCTTTCTGATGCTGGGACCTACTACTGTGCTGTGGTCTCATGTGGGGAGATACTGTTTGGAAATGCGACCAAGATGGACATTGAAC ATGGGGTGGATTCTCTTGTCTTAGTGTATCTCTTGAGTGTGGCAGTGGCATTCACCACCATCCTTGTTGTTATCCTGGCTTTCTCGGTGTATAAGATGAACAAGAGAAATTGTTGCCAATGCACAGGTAATTCATATTCTTTGTATTTGATAGCATATATTCACTGTACATGGCATTTCAGTAAGAAGGCTTTTCATTCTGTCTACTTTTTCATAACCAGATTCTCAACCAAGGAATTCAGTTGCCTCTACTCCGAATGCAGAG GCCCAAGATGCAGACAACCTCCATTACGCTGCTTTAAgtga
- the LOC139927801 gene encoding immunoglobulin lambda-1 light chain-like isoform X2, translating into MNSDSVVQQPVSKSVQPGDSVTLNCSVHTGNCAGEYTSVFWLKNSHNSGPEMIYTPGNKSDNCEKTETGSQQTSCVYNLPKKNLNSADAGTYYCVVASCGEILFGNGTELNIKRNSTLNSPLDLSPTVVVLALSNIVLGMATLLLVWALCKSQSKGPTEETDGSSESNQISDAVHYAAVNLAPRSSSSRPAKMKYSGDAVLYSEVRYRQQD; encoded by the exons ATGAACAGTGACTCTGTTGTTCAGCAGCCAGTGTCTAAGTCAGTCCAGCCAGGAGACTCTGTAACTCTCAACTGTTCTGTTCACACTGGCAACTGTGCAGGGGAATACACTAGTGTCTTTTGGCTGAAAAACTCACACAATTCTGGTCCAGAAATGATTTACACCCCTGGCAATAAGAGCGACAACTGTGAGAAGACTGAGACTGGCTCTCAACAAACTAGCTGTGTCTACAACCTTCCCAAGAAGAACCTCAACTCTGCCGATGCTGGAACCTACTACTGCGTTGTGGCTTCATGTGGGGAGATCCTGTTTGGAAATGGGACTGAGCTTAATATTAAAA GAAACTCCACCTTGAACTCACCACTTGACCTGAGTCCAACTGTTGTTGTACTGGCTTTGTCAAACATCGTTCTTGGGATGGCAACGCTTCTTCTTGTATGGGCACTTTGCAAGAGTCAGAGCAAAGGTCCCACAG AGGAAACTGATGGATCTTCTGAAAGCAATCAG atTAGTGATGCAGTTCACTATGCAGCAGTGAATTTGGCTCCCAgaagctcctcctccaggccaGCCAAAATGAAATACAGTGGAGACGCTGTATTGTATTCTGAGGTCAGGTACCGTCAACAGGACTGA
- the LOC139927801 gene encoding signal-regulatory protein beta-2-like isoform X1, with the protein MMVYLLNVFLLCNLCVAQFSDIYQPVSFQTAKLGDPVTIECQINSVMRKRLWYKLTIGRRLQCVAKIDTFYNLTTFGDQYNQFNHRYTVAFDTIKNDLSISATTWEDIGTYYCGVLHLNSIEFGPGTFLMLKGPKMNSDSVVQQPVSKSVQPGDSVTLNCSVHTGNCAGEYTSVFWLKNSHNSGPEMIYTPGNKSDNCEKTETGSQQTSCVYNLPKKNLNSADAGTYYCVVASCGEILFGNGTELNIKRNSTLNSPLDLSPTVVVLALSNIVLGMATLLLVWALCKSQSKGPTEETDGSSESNQISDAVHYAAVNLAPRSSSSRPAKMKYSGDAVLYSEVRYRQQD; encoded by the exons ATGATGGTGTATCTTCTAAACGTTTTCCTACTCTGTAATCTGT gtGTGGCACAGTTCAGTGACATCTATCAACCTGTTTCTTTCCAAACTGCGAAGCTGGGAGACCCAGTTACTATTGAATGTCAGATAAACAGTGTTATGAGAAAAAGACTATGGTACAAATTAACTATTGGGAGGAGACTACAATGTGTGGCAAAAATAGATACTTTCTATAATCTGACTACATTTGGCGATCAATACAATCAATTTAATCATCGTTACACAGTAGCATTTGACACCATCAAAAATGACTTGAGCATATCTGCTACAACGTGGGAGGACATTGGCACATACTACTGTGGAGTGTTACATTTGAACTCCATTGAATTTGGACCAGGAACCTTTTTGATGCTAAAAG GTCCAAAGATGAACAGTGACTCTGTTGTTCAGCAGCCAGTGTCTAAGTCAGTCCAGCCAGGAGACTCTGTAACTCTCAACTGTTCTGTTCACACTGGCAACTGTGCAGGGGAATACACTAGTGTCTTTTGGCTGAAAAACTCACACAATTCTGGTCCAGAAATGATTTACACCCCTGGCAATAAGAGCGACAACTGTGAGAAGACTGAGACTGGCTCTCAACAAACTAGCTGTGTCTACAACCTTCCCAAGAAGAACCTCAACTCTGCCGATGCTGGAACCTACTACTGCGTTGTGGCTTCATGTGGGGAGATCCTGTTTGGAAATGGGACTGAGCTTAATATTAAAA GAAACTCCACCTTGAACTCACCACTTGACCTGAGTCCAACTGTTGTTGTACTGGCTTTGTCAAACATCGTTCTTGGGATGGCAACGCTTCTTCTTGTATGGGCACTTTGCAAGAGTCAGAGCAAAGGTCCCACAG AGGAAACTGATGGATCTTCTGAAAGCAATCAG atTAGTGATGCAGTTCACTATGCAGCAGTGAATTTGGCTCCCAgaagctcctcctccaggccaGCCAAAATGAAATACAGTGGAGACGCTGTATTGTATTCTGAGGTCAGGTACCGTCAACAGGACTGA
- the LOC139927803 gene encoding signal-regulatory protein beta-2-like, whose translation MMELGAEKMMVYLLNVFMLCNLCVAQFSDISQPVSFQTAELGDPVTIECQINSAMKSRVWYKLTTGRRLQSVTSIHTLNSRHYSVKFDGIKYDLSISATMWKDIGTYYCGLLHLNFIEFGPGTFLMLKGPKMNSDSVVQQPVSKSVQPGDSVTLNCSVHTGNCAGEYTSVFWLKNSHNSGPEMIYSSGNKNDSCEKTETGSQQTSCVYNLPKKNLSSADAGTYYCVVASCGEILFGNGTELYIKRNSPLDLSPTVVALALSNIVLGMATLLLVWALCKSRSKGPTEKTDGSSEGNQISDAVHYAAVNLAPRSSSSRPATVKYSRDAVLYSEVRHRQQD comes from the exons ATGATGGAGCTAGGAGCAGAGAAGATGATGGTGTATCTTCTAAATGTTTTCATGCTCTGTAATCTGT gtGTGGCACAGTTCAGTGACATCTCTCAGCCTGTTTCTTTCCAAACTGCGGAGCTGGGAGACCCAGTTACGATTGAATGTCAGATAAACAGTGCTATGAAAAGTAGAGTATGGTACAAATTAACTACTGGGAGGAGACTACAGTCTGTGACATCAATACATACTTTAAATAGTCGCCATTATTCAGTAAAATTTGATGGCATCAAATATGATTTGAGCATATCTGCTACAATGTGGAAGGACATTGGCACATACTACTGTGGACTGTTACATTTGAACTTCATTGAATTTGGACCAGGAACCTTTTTGATGCTAAAAG GTCCAAAGATGAACAGTGACTCTGTTGTTCAGCAGCCAGTGTCTAAGTCAGTCCAGCCAGGAGACTCTGTAACTCTCAACTGTTCTGTTCACACTGGCAACTGTGCAGGGGAATACACTAGTGTCTTTTGGCTGAAAAACTCACACAATTCTGGTCCTGAAATGATTTACTCCTCTGGAAATAAGAATGACAGCTGTGAGAAGACTGAGACTGGCTCTCAACAAACTAGCTGTGTCTACAACCTTCCCAAGAAGAACCTCAGCTCTGCCGATGCTGGAACCTACTACTGCGTTGTGGCTTCATGTGGGGAGATCCTGTTTGGAAATGGGACCGAGCTCTATATTAAAA GAAACTCACCACTTGACCTGAGTCCAACTGTTGTTGCACTGGCTTTGTCAAACATCGTTCTTGGGATGGCAACACTTCTACTTGTATGGGCACTTTGCAAGAGTCGGAGCAAAGGTCCCACAG AGAAAACTGATGGATCTTCTGAAGGCAATCAG ATTAGTGATGCAGTTCACTATGCAGCAGTGAATTTGGCTCCCAgaagctcctcctccaggccaGCCACAGTGAAATACAGTAGAGACGCTGTATTGTATTCTGAGGTCAGGCACCGTCAACAGGACTGA
- the LOC139927804 gene encoding uncharacterized protein LOC139927804 isoform X2 — protein MTPPKFAFFLTCLFLGRMAHMTTLKQSSSVHQESGLVSVNVGDNVTLQCFSEGDLAPKFYWYKQTLGQKPKVMSTFYKYDKNGSFHDEFKYNPRFILDTGNGKNHLTISDLRLSDSATYFCASSYSYKFEFAEGAILSVKGSGSNIQAFVHQPASETIQPGGSVTLNCTVHTGTCDGEHSVYWFRSSGESRPAIIYTHGVRNDQCERKPKTQTQTCVYNFPMKSLNLSDAGTYYCAVVSCGEILFGNATKMDIEHGVDSLVLVYLLSVAVAFTTILVVILAFSVYKMNKRNCCQCTDSQPRNSVASTPNAEAQDADNLHYAALSENKSKRSRRQRDNTKTECVYSSIRQ, from the exons ATGACACCACCAAAGTTTGCTTTTTTTCTGACATGTCTATTCTTGGGGAGGATGG CTCATATGACAACTCTGAAACAATCCTCATCTGTACATCAGGAGAGTGGTCTTGTATCAGTTAATGTTGGAGACAATGTGACTTTGCAATGCTTCTCTGAAGGTGATCTCGCACCAAAGTTTTACTGGTATAAGCAAACACTGGGACAGAAACCAAAGGTCATGTCTACCTTCTACAAATACGATAAAAATGGCAGTTTTCATGATGAATTCAAGTACAATCCACGCTTCATACTGGACACTGGAAATGGTAAGAATCACTTGACGATCTCAGATTTGCGCCTTTCAGACTCAGCAACTTATTTCTGTGCAAGTAGCTATTCCTACAAGTTTGAATTTGCGGAGGGAGCTATTCTCAGTGTAAAGGGTTCGGGTTCCAACATCCAAGCTTTTGTCCACCAGCCAGCATCTGAGACCATCCAGCCAGGAGGCTCTGTGACTCTGAACTGTACAGTACACACTGGGACCTGTGACGGAGAACACAGTGTTTACTGGTTCAGAAGCTCAGGAGAATCTCGTCCAGCAATCATTTACACCCATGGAGTCAGGAATGATCAGTGTGAGAGGAAACCCAAGACCCAAACACAGACCTGTGTCTACAACTTCCCAATGAAGAGCCTGAATCTTTCTGATGCTGGGACCTACTACTGTGCTGTGGTCTCATGTGGGGAGATACTGTTTGGAAATGCGACCAAGATGGACATTGAAC ATGGGGTGGATTCTCTTGTCTTAGTGTATCTCTTGAGTGTGGCAGTGGCATTCACCACCATCCTTGTTGTTATCCTGGCTTTCTCGGTGTATAAGATGAACAAGAGAAATTGTTGCCAATGCACAG ATTCTCAACCAAGGAATTCAGTTGCCTCTACTCCGAATGCAGAG GCCCAAGATGCAGACAACCTCCATTACGCTGCTTTAAgtgaaaacaaatccaaaagatcaagaagacagagggacaaCACCAAGACTGAATGTGTGTACTCCAGCATAAGGCAGTAG